A genomic region of Serinus canaria isolate serCan28SL12 chromosome 1A, serCan2020, whole genome shotgun sequence contains the following coding sequences:
- the SLCO1C1 gene encoding solute carrier organic anion transporter family member 1C1 isoform X2, producing the protein MEISSKENTHFFSNNTISPVDRSSFKSGSSASKEKQSCCGGIKIFLGALSFVYFAKALSGSYLKSTITQIERRFDIPSSLVGVIDGSFEIGNLLIIILVSYFGAKLHRPRIIGAGCLIMSAGTFLIAMPQFFMGRYRYERFPSTINSTVSLSPCLQDKSQTPLSALEKSQAKINAGCEKEAGSSMWIYVFLGNLLRGIGETPIQPLGIAYIDDYAVEENAALYIGCVQTVAIIGPIFGFLLGSLCAKLYVDIGFVDLDSVSISPKDVQWVGAWWLGYLIAGVISILAGIPFWFLPRHLPRPQGRKDSSTSSEHSKFIIEESKDQGTSSWKRARLAEMAKDFLPSLKSLFGNPVYILYLCASIIQFNSLIGMVTYKPKYIEQQYGQTSSKTNFVIGLINIPAVAFGIFSGGLIMKRFGVGVVGAAKLSLASSFLGYLLLLSLFAMGCGNSEVAGLTVPYHGAKPVSDHEQALFSECNSGCSCSRNDWDPICGEDGVTYVSPCLAGCRVSNGTGKNTVFFNCSCVGTSESSQSSSAVVGPCQKGKECPTMFLYFLVVSVITSYTLSVGGTPGYILLLRCIKPHLKSFALGIYTLAIRVLAGIPAPVYFGVAIDTTCLKWGSKRCGGRGACRLYDSGALRYVYLGLTLVLGTVSIFFSVAVLWVLRERSPPQDETLSANGDRATCGTKSRKDHFVNSDQLIQSTYWPEKETRL; encoded by the exons ATGGAGATTTCATCCAAGGAAAATACTCACTTTTTCTCAAACAACACAATCTCGCCCGTGGACCGATCGTCATTCAAATCCGGATCATCAGCATCCAAGGAAAAGCAGTCGTGTTGTGGAGGTATAAAG atatttCTTGGTGCATtgtcttttgtttattttgctaaaGCACTGTCAGGAAGTTACCTAAAAAGTACTATCACACAAATAGAAAGAAGATTTGACATCCCTTCCTCTTTGGTTGGTGTTATTGATGGAAGTTTTGAAATTG GAAACCTCCTAATCATAATTCTAGTGAGCTACTTTGGAGCAAAGCTTCACAGGCCAAGAATAATTGGAGCAGGCTGCTTAATTATGTCAGCTGGAACATTCCTAATTGCAATGCCCCAGTTCTTCATGGGAAG ATACAGGTATGAAAGATTCCCCTCCACCATCAATTCAACTGTCAGCCTCTCTCCATGTCTGCAGGATAAAAGCCAAACTCCACTCTCAGCCCTGGAGAAATctcaagcaaaaataaatgcag GGTGTGAGAAGGAAGCAGGCTCCTCCATGTGGATCTATGTTTTCCTGGGAAACCTCCTGCGTGGAATTGGTGAAACCCCCATCCAGCCCCTGGGAATTGCATACATTGATGATTATGCTGTTGAAGAGAATGCTGCCTTGTATATTg GCTGTGTGCAGACAGTGGCAATCATAGGGCCAATATTTGGCTTTCTCCTGGGATCCCTGTGTGCCAAACTTTACGTTGACATTGGTTTTGTGGATCTGG ACAGCGTCAGCATCAGCCCCAAGGACGTGCAGTGGGTGGGGGCCTGGTGGCTGGGCTACCTGATAGCTGGGGTGATCAGCATCCTGGCTGGCATCCCCTTCTGGTTCCTGCCCAGGCACCTCCCCAggccccagggcaggaaggactccagcacctcctctgaGCACTCCAAGTTCATCATCGAGGAGAGCAAGGACCAAGGCACATCCTCCTGGAAGAGAGCGAGGCTTGCAGAGATGGCAAAAG ACTTCTTGCCATCCCTGAAGAGCCTCTTTGGGAACCCAGTTTACATTCTGTATTTGTGTGCAAGCATTATCCAGTTCAATTCTTTAATTGGCATGGTGACATACAAGCCCAAGTACATTGAGCAACAGTATGGGCAGACATCTTCAAAAACTAACTTTGTTATAG GTCTTATTAACATTCCTGCTGTGGCCTTTGGCATATTCTCTGGAGGACTGATCATGAAGAGATTTGGAGTCGGTGTTGTGGGGGCTGCAAAGCTTTCCTTGGCATCCTCTTTCCTTGGTTACCTTTTGCTGCTCTCCTTGTTTGCCATGGGCTGTGGGAACTCGGAGGTGGCCGGGCTGACTGTGCCCTACCACGG AGCTAAACCCGTGAGTGACCACGAGCAAGCCCTGTTCTCAGAGTGCAACTCAGGCTGCTCCTGTTCCAGGAACGACTGGGACCCCATCTGTGGGGAGGATGGGGTCACCTACGTGTCCCCCTGCCTCGCCGGCTGCCGCGTGTCCAACGGCACCGGGAAAAACACC GTATTTTTCAACTGCAGCTGTGTGGGAACCTCTGAATCTTCACAAAGCTCCTCAGCTGTGGTGGGACCGTGTCAAAAAGGAAAGGAGTGTCCCACaatgtttctgtatttcctaGTGGTATCAGTTATCACTTCATACACTTTGTCAGTAGGTGGCACACCTGGATACATACTGCTCCTAAG gTGCATTAAACCCCACTTGAAATCATTTGCACTTGGCATCTACACCCTGGCAATAAGAGTACTTG CGGGGATTCCAGCCCCAGTGTATTTTGGAGTAGCCATCGACACCACTTGCCTGAAATGGGGCAGCAAAAGATGTGGGGGAAGAGGAGCATGCAGACTCTACGACTCCGGGGCACTCAG GTATGTGTACCTGGGACTGACTTTGGTCTTGGGCACGGTGtccattttcttcagtgttgCTGTCCTTTGGGTTCTCCGAGAAAGGTCACCTCCACAAGATGAGACCCTCTCAGCCAACGGGGACAGAGCCACCTGTGggacaaagagcagaaaagatCATTTTGTCAATAGTGACCAGTTAATTCAGTCAACTTACTGGCCAGAAAAGGAGACCAGGCTTTAG
- the SLCO1C1 gene encoding solute carrier organic anion transporter family member 1C1 isoform X1, with the protein MEISSKENTHFFSNNTISPVDRSSFKSGSSASKEKQSCCGGIKIFLGALSFVYFAKALSGSYLKSTITQIERRFDIPSSLVGVIDGSFEIGNLLIIILVSYFGAKLHRPRIIGAGCLIMSAGTFLIAMPQFFMGRYRYERFPSTINSTVSLSPCLQDKSQTPLSALEKSQAKINAGCVQTVAIIGPIFGFLLGSLCAKLYVDIGFVDLDSVSISPKDVQWVGAWWLGYLIAGVISILAGIPFWFLPRHLPRPQGRKDSSTSSEHSKFIIEESKDQGTSSWKRARLAEMAKDFLPSLKSLFGNPVYILYLCASIIQFNSLIGMVTYKPKYIEQQYGQTSSKTNFVIGLINIPAVAFGIFSGGLIMKRFGVGVVGAAKLSLASSFLGYLLLLSLFAMGCGNSEVAGLTVPYHGAKPVSDHEQALFSECNSGCSCSRNDWDPICGEDGVTYVSPCLAGCRVSNGTGKNTVFFNCSCVGTSESSQSSSAVVGPCQKGKECPTMFLYFLVVSVITSYTLSVGGTPGYILLLRCIKPHLKSFALGIYTLAIRVLAGIPAPVYFGVAIDTTCLKWGSKRCGGRGACRLYDSGALRYVYLGLTLVLGTVSIFFSVAVLWVLRERSPPQDETLSANGDRATCGTKSRKDHFVNSDQLIQSTYWPEKETRL; encoded by the exons ATGGAGATTTCATCCAAGGAAAATACTCACTTTTTCTCAAACAACACAATCTCGCCCGTGGACCGATCGTCATTCAAATCCGGATCATCAGCATCCAAGGAAAAGCAGTCGTGTTGTGGAGGTATAAAG atatttCTTGGTGCATtgtcttttgtttattttgctaaaGCACTGTCAGGAAGTTACCTAAAAAGTACTATCACACAAATAGAAAGAAGATTTGACATCCCTTCCTCTTTGGTTGGTGTTATTGATGGAAGTTTTGAAATTG GAAACCTCCTAATCATAATTCTAGTGAGCTACTTTGGAGCAAAGCTTCACAGGCCAAGAATAATTGGAGCAGGCTGCTTAATTATGTCAGCTGGAACATTCCTAATTGCAATGCCCCAGTTCTTCATGGGAAG ATACAGGTATGAAAGATTCCCCTCCACCATCAATTCAACTGTCAGCCTCTCTCCATGTCTGCAGGATAAAAGCCAAACTCCACTCTCAGCCCTGGAGAAATctcaagcaaaaataaatgcag GCTGTGTGCAGACAGTGGCAATCATAGGGCCAATATTTGGCTTTCTCCTGGGATCCCTGTGTGCCAAACTTTACGTTGACATTGGTTTTGTGGATCTGG ACAGCGTCAGCATCAGCCCCAAGGACGTGCAGTGGGTGGGGGCCTGGTGGCTGGGCTACCTGATAGCTGGGGTGATCAGCATCCTGGCTGGCATCCCCTTCTGGTTCCTGCCCAGGCACCTCCCCAggccccagggcaggaaggactccagcacctcctctgaGCACTCCAAGTTCATCATCGAGGAGAGCAAGGACCAAGGCACATCCTCCTGGAAGAGAGCGAGGCTTGCAGAGATGGCAAAAG ACTTCTTGCCATCCCTGAAGAGCCTCTTTGGGAACCCAGTTTACATTCTGTATTTGTGTGCAAGCATTATCCAGTTCAATTCTTTAATTGGCATGGTGACATACAAGCCCAAGTACATTGAGCAACAGTATGGGCAGACATCTTCAAAAACTAACTTTGTTATAG GTCTTATTAACATTCCTGCTGTGGCCTTTGGCATATTCTCTGGAGGACTGATCATGAAGAGATTTGGAGTCGGTGTTGTGGGGGCTGCAAAGCTTTCCTTGGCATCCTCTTTCCTTGGTTACCTTTTGCTGCTCTCCTTGTTTGCCATGGGCTGTGGGAACTCGGAGGTGGCCGGGCTGACTGTGCCCTACCACGG AGCTAAACCCGTGAGTGACCACGAGCAAGCCCTGTTCTCAGAGTGCAACTCAGGCTGCTCCTGTTCCAGGAACGACTGGGACCCCATCTGTGGGGAGGATGGGGTCACCTACGTGTCCCCCTGCCTCGCCGGCTGCCGCGTGTCCAACGGCACCGGGAAAAACACC GTATTTTTCAACTGCAGCTGTGTGGGAACCTCTGAATCTTCACAAAGCTCCTCAGCTGTGGTGGGACCGTGTCAAAAAGGAAAGGAGTGTCCCACaatgtttctgtatttcctaGTGGTATCAGTTATCACTTCATACACTTTGTCAGTAGGTGGCACACCTGGATACATACTGCTCCTAAG gTGCATTAAACCCCACTTGAAATCATTTGCACTTGGCATCTACACCCTGGCAATAAGAGTACTTG CGGGGATTCCAGCCCCAGTGTATTTTGGAGTAGCCATCGACACCACTTGCCTGAAATGGGGCAGCAAAAGATGTGGGGGAAGAGGAGCATGCAGACTCTACGACTCCGGGGCACTCAG GTATGTGTACCTGGGACTGACTTTGGTCTTGGGCACGGTGtccattttcttcagtgttgCTGTCCTTTGGGTTCTCCGAGAAAGGTCACCTCCACAAGATGAGACCCTCTCAGCCAACGGGGACAGAGCCACCTGTGggacaaagagcagaaaagatCATTTTGTCAATAGTGACCAGTTAATTCAGTCAACTTACTGGCCAGAAAAGGAGACCAGGCTTTAG